Proteins encoded by one window of Synechococcus sp. MVIR-18-1:
- a CDS encoding A24 family peptidase, translating into MTSVLGLILVVAGACVGSFANVVAWRLPREESVVWPGSHCPKCGQAVRWHDNVPVLGWVWLRGRCRDCHQGISSRYPFVEFFSALLWLSALWGHGLLAASDQLGLALLNLLAGIVLISVLLPLVLIDIDHLWLPEPLCRIGVLLGLAFTGALYLVIPAPEASSVLLNHLLAASAGLLALEGLSALAERMLGQPALGLGDAKLAAVAGAWLGLGGVLVALAIAVFSGAFFGTVGRLSGRLGPRQPFPFGPFIALGIWLTWIGGSEWWGQQWFSLFGGL; encoded by the coding sequence TTGACAAGTGTGCTGGGTCTGATCCTTGTGGTGGCTGGTGCGTGTGTGGGTAGTTTCGCCAATGTGGTGGCCTGGCGATTGCCTCGCGAAGAATCAGTGGTTTGGCCTGGCAGCCACTGCCCAAAGTGTGGTCAGGCGGTGCGCTGGCACGACAATGTGCCGGTGTTGGGCTGGGTCTGGCTTCGGGGACGTTGTCGCGATTGCCACCAAGGCATCTCAAGCCGCTACCCATTCGTGGAATTTTTTAGCGCCCTCCTTTGGTTGAGCGCGTTGTGGGGCCATGGATTGCTCGCCGCTTCGGATCAATTAGGCCTGGCGTTGCTCAATCTGCTGGCGGGGATTGTTCTAATCAGTGTGCTGCTGCCACTGGTGTTGATCGATATCGACCATCTCTGGCTCCCCGAACCTCTTTGCCGGATCGGCGTGTTGCTCGGCCTTGCCTTCACCGGGGCTCTCTATCTGGTGATCCCTGCTCCAGAAGCCAGTTCCGTGCTTCTCAATCATCTGTTGGCGGCATCAGCGGGATTGCTGGCGCTCGAGGGATTAAGCGCTCTCGCGGAGCGCATGCTTGGCCAACCTGCTCTCGGACTTGGTGACGCCAAATTGGCAGCTGTCGCAGGCGCTTGGCTTGGCTTGGGAGGTGTTTTGGTTGCTTTAGCAATCGCCGTTTTTAGCGGCGCATTCTTTGGCACGGTTGGACGTCTCTCTGGACGCTTAGGGCCGAGACAACCCTTCCCATTTGGCCCTTTTATTGCCCTTGGCATCTGGCTGACCTGGATCGGAGGTTCTGAGTGGTGGGGGCAGCAATGGTTCAGCCTGTTTGGTGGCCTTTAA
- the leuB gene encoding 3-isopropylmalate dehydrogenase encodes MPQHRVVLLPGDGIGPEITAVARQLLEAVSVRHGFTLEFSEAPIGGSAIDATGEPLPASTLEACKAADAVLLAAIGSPRFDALPREQRPESGLLALRSGMELFANLRPVKIVPALIGASSLRPEVVEGVDLMVVRELTGGIYFGKPKGRVQADGEERAFNTMTYSDSEVDRIARVAFKLACERRGQLCSVDKANVLDVSQLWRDRVEGMKGEYAAVYVSHLYVDNAAMQLVRDPRQFDVVLTGNLFGDILSDISAMLTGSIGMLPSASLGSEGPGLYEPVHGSAPDLAGQDKANPMAMVLSAAMMLRTGLKQNAAADDLEHAVDRVLAAGFRTGDLMSEGCTSLGCQAMGEELLKTL; translated from the coding sequence ATGCCACAGCATCGCGTTGTTTTGCTTCCGGGTGACGGCATTGGTCCAGAGATCACTGCCGTGGCGAGGCAGCTCCTGGAAGCCGTGTCGGTTCGACATGGGTTCACGCTCGAATTCAGTGAAGCGCCGATTGGTGGCTCTGCCATCGATGCCACTGGTGAACCCTTGCCGGCGAGCACCCTTGAAGCTTGTAAGGCAGCCGATGCCGTCTTGCTTGCAGCGATCGGGAGCCCTCGATTTGATGCCTTGCCACGTGAACAACGGCCTGAGAGTGGATTGCTAGCCCTGCGCTCTGGAATGGAGCTCTTCGCCAATCTCCGTCCAGTCAAGATTGTTCCAGCCCTGATTGGTGCCAGCAGCCTGCGACCTGAAGTTGTGGAAGGGGTGGATCTGATGGTGGTGAGGGAGCTCACCGGAGGTATTTATTTCGGGAAGCCGAAAGGTCGTGTGCAGGCCGATGGCGAAGAGAGAGCGTTCAACACCATGACCTACTCGGATTCAGAGGTCGACAGAATCGCCAGGGTGGCGTTCAAGCTCGCCTGTGAGCGTCGCGGGCAGCTTTGCTCGGTGGATAAGGCCAATGTGCTCGATGTCAGCCAACTGTGGCGTGATCGCGTGGAGGGCATGAAAGGTGAGTACGCCGCAGTGTATGTCAGTCACCTGTATGTGGACAATGCGGCGATGCAACTGGTGAGAGATCCTCGCCAGTTCGATGTGGTGCTCACGGGCAATCTTTTCGGAGACATTCTCAGCGATATTTCGGCCATGCTCACCGGCTCGATCGGCATGCTTCCCTCAGCCTCTTTGGGAAGCGAAGGGCCTGGTTTGTATGAACCCGTTCATGGTTCAGCTCCTGACCTCGCTGGTCAAGACAAGGCCAATCCAATGGCCATGGTGCTCTCCGCAGCGATGATGTTGCGGACTGGTCTCAAGCAAAACGCAGCTGCGGACGATCTGGAACATGCTGTGGATCGCGTTTTGGCAGCCGGATTCCGCACTGGAGATCTGATGTCTGAAGGCTGTACTTCCCTGGGCTGTCAGGCGATGGGGGAGGAACTTCTCAAGACACTGTGA
- the ruvX gene encoding Holliday junction resolvase RuvX: protein MLSLDVGRKRIGLAGCDALGITVSPLPALLRRAFKQDLGHLEQICLTRRVQGLVVGLPLDAEGQFTEQAAHCQRYGQRLAMALKLPLALVNEHSSSWAAAERHGLQGDRSGRLDSAAASLLLEQWLADGPEPEPVDMATPSASKTDGDEGS, encoded by the coding sequence ATGTTGAGCCTGGATGTGGGGCGCAAGCGCATCGGCTTGGCAGGGTGTGATGCTCTGGGGATCACGGTGAGCCCCCTCCCAGCTCTTTTACGCAGAGCGTTTAAGCAAGACCTTGGGCATTTGGAACAGATTTGCCTGACCCGTCGCGTGCAGGGCCTGGTTGTGGGTTTACCCCTTGATGCAGAAGGTCAATTCACAGAGCAAGCAGCCCATTGCCAGCGTTACGGTCAGCGCCTGGCCATGGCTTTAAAACTGCCTTTGGCGCTCGTGAATGAACACAGCAGTAGTTGGGCCGCGGCCGAACGTCATGGCTTGCAAGGGGATCGCAGCGGAAGACTTGACAGTGCTGCCGCTTCACTCCTCCTTGAGCAATGGCTCGCTGATGGGCCAGAGCCTGAACCGGTCGACATGGCGACCCCGTCTGCTAGCAAGACGGACGGCGATGAAGGATCCTGA
- the proB gene encoding glutamate 5-kinase, which yields MSLRVVKVGTSLLRSTEARSTAEAISALCLNLAQCLQRGDRVVLVTSGAVGLGCQRLGLKTRPSTLRGLQAAAAIGQGHLMALYEDAMAAHGIPVAQVLLTRSDLADSRSYQNASATLHQLIEWKVLPVINENDTVSSAELRFGDNDTLSALVAAAIDADDLILLTDIDRLYSADPRSDASARPISDVHHPADLQALEQGAGDGGRWGTGGMTTKLAAARIATASGITVHLADGHDQHTLETMLAGGRGGTVFHPHPQPLGHRKSWLAHALQPQGSLHIDGGACQALCDKGASLLLVGITHLTGEFQANQPVRILDQEGHEMARGLSSLSSEALRRLVHEPARTDRQGSSPVVVHRDVLVLSTPTIRQPDP from the coding sequence ATGAGCCTGCGGGTCGTGAAGGTTGGAACCAGTTTGCTGCGCAGCACGGAAGCTCGCAGCACTGCTGAAGCCATTTCAGCTCTATGCCTGAATCTCGCCCAATGTCTTCAGCGGGGTGATCGTGTTGTCTTAGTCACGAGTGGTGCGGTTGGACTTGGATGCCAGCGCCTAGGCCTGAAGACAAGACCCTCCACGCTCAGAGGTCTTCAAGCGGCCGCGGCGATCGGTCAAGGCCATCTGATGGCTCTGTACGAAGACGCGATGGCCGCCCATGGCATCCCCGTTGCGCAGGTTCTTCTCACCCGATCTGACTTAGCCGACAGTCGCAGTTATCAGAACGCTTCGGCAACCCTGCACCAGTTGATCGAATGGAAGGTTTTACCCGTCATTAATGAAAACGACACGGTGTCTTCCGCTGAGCTGCGTTTTGGCGATAACGACACGCTCTCAGCCTTGGTGGCAGCAGCGATTGATGCGGATGATTTGATCCTGTTAACCGATATCGACCGGCTCTATTCCGCTGATCCGCGCAGTGATGCCTCCGCTCGTCCGATTTCGGACGTGCATCACCCAGCAGACTTGCAGGCGCTTGAACAGGGCGCAGGAGATGGAGGTCGTTGGGGAACCGGCGGGATGACCACCAAACTCGCGGCCGCTCGGATTGCCACCGCGAGTGGAATCACCGTGCATCTGGCGGATGGTCATGATCAGCACACGCTTGAAACGATGCTGGCTGGGGGGCGTGGAGGCACGGTCTTTCATCCCCATCCTCAGCCCCTGGGTCATCGCAAAAGCTGGCTGGCCCATGCCTTGCAACCCCAAGGCAGCCTTCACATCGATGGTGGTGCCTGCCAAGCGCTTTGCGACAAAGGCGCCTCGTTGCTTTTGGTTGGCATTACGCACTTAACAGGAGAGTTTCAGGCCAATCAACCCGTACGGATCCTCGATCAGGAAGGCCATGAAATGGCCCGTGGCTTGAGCTCCCTGAGCAGTGAGGCGCTTCGACGTCTTGTTCATGAGCCAGCGCGGACTGATCGGCAAGGGAGCTCGCCTGTTGTGGTGCATCGAGACGTGCTTGTCCTCAGCACGCCTACGATCCGCCAACCAGACCCCTGA
- a CDS encoding thylakoid membrane photosystem I accumulation factor — protein MLHPLFSTMPLLSIMRPVLRSLFAAGLCLLLIAGPAEAARDTDSYDGNIFALYAGNGSLVPPATTLKDALEKERTSVIVFYLDDSSTSKIFAPVVSELQRLWGREVELLPFTTDAFQGDDSQDPSDPATYWHGTIPQVVVIDGKGTVLLDEDGQVPLEVINAAVSAATGIEAPSEGSITISFNELNTEVMSR, from the coding sequence ATGCTGCATCCACTGTTCAGCACCATGCCTTTGCTCAGCATCATGCGCCCGGTCCTGCGTTCTCTATTCGCTGCGGGATTGTGCTTGCTGCTGATTGCAGGCCCAGCCGAGGCAGCTAGGGACACCGATAGTTACGACGGCAATATTTTTGCGTTGTATGCAGGCAATGGATCACTGGTCCCACCCGCTACAACCCTGAAGGACGCTTTAGAGAAAGAACGCACCAGCGTGATCGTCTTCTATTTGGATGACAGCAGTACCAGCAAGATTTTTGCGCCTGTTGTGTCTGAACTGCAGCGTTTGTGGGGGCGAGAGGTGGAACTGTTGCCCTTCACCACCGATGCCTTTCAGGGAGATGACAGCCAAGACCCATCCGATCCAGCGACCTATTGGCATGGCACCATTCCGCAGGTCGTCGTCATCGATGGCAAAGGCACGGTTTTGCTCGATGAGGATGGACAGGTTCCTCTTGAAGTCATCAATGCTGCCGTCAGTGCAGCCACTGGAATTGAGGCACCTTCCGAGGGCAGCATCACAATCAGTTTCAACGAGCTCAATACAGAAGTGATGTCGCGCTGA
- the accD gene encoding acetyl-CoA carboxylase, carboxyltransferase subunit beta, which yields MSLFDWFADRRKGQYVGKVNQEPDEGDGLWSKCPECGQVVYRKDLLSNASVCSNCGYHHRIDSTERIAVLVDPNTFVAMDQELQPTDPLGFKDRRAYADRLRETQASTGLRDGVITGLCEVEGIPMALAVMDFRFMGGSMGSVVGEKITRLVEAATAKKLPLLIVCASGGARMQEGMLSLMQMAKISGALERHREAGVLYMPLLTHPTTGGVTASFAMLGDLILAEPKALIGFAGRRVIEQTLREKLPDNFQTAEYLQDHGFVDSIVPRTQLRSTLASLLRLHGCESRVASS from the coding sequence TTGAGTTTGTTCGACTGGTTCGCTGACCGCCGTAAGGGTCAGTACGTCGGCAAGGTGAATCAAGAACCCGATGAAGGGGATGGCCTGTGGAGCAAGTGCCCCGAGTGCGGTCAGGTGGTGTATCGCAAGGATCTGCTGAGCAACGCCAGCGTTTGCAGCAACTGTGGCTATCACCACCGCATCGATAGCACCGAGCGCATTGCGGTGTTGGTGGATCCCAACACTTTTGTGGCGATGGATCAAGAGCTTCAACCCACGGATCCATTGGGCTTTAAAGATCGCCGGGCCTATGCGGATCGACTGCGCGAAACGCAGGCCAGTACAGGGCTTCGTGATGGTGTCATCACTGGACTCTGTGAGGTCGAGGGGATTCCTATGGCTCTTGCCGTGATGGATTTCCGTTTTATGGGCGGTTCGATGGGGTCGGTGGTCGGTGAAAAGATCACTCGCTTGGTGGAAGCAGCAACCGCCAAAAAGCTGCCACTCCTCATTGTGTGTGCGTCGGGTGGAGCAAGGATGCAAGAGGGAATGCTCAGCCTCATGCAGATGGCCAAGATTTCCGGAGCTTTGGAACGCCACCGTGAAGCTGGCGTGTTGTACATGCCCTTACTCACTCACCCCACCACTGGGGGCGTCACAGCAAGTTTTGCGATGCTTGGTGATCTGATTTTGGCGGAGCCAAAAGCTCTGATTGGCTTTGCTGGGCGTCGCGTGATTGAACAGACGCTGCGCGAAAAATTACCGGATAATTTTCAAACCGCCGAATACCTACAAGACCACGGATTCGTTGATTCGATTGTTCCGCGTACGCAATTGCGTTCCACTCTTGCGAGTCTGCTCAGATTGCATGGCTGTGAATCTCGGGTTGCTAGCTCATGA
- a CDS encoding Gfo/Idh/MocA family protein produces MALSSSSPSPIGVAIAGLGFGESVHLKALASQPDLQAVALWHPRRERLDQACLEHNLPGYDDWEALLSDPRVQAVIIATPPEPRFALALQALKAGKHLLLEKPVALKAELVAELQRVAIQNRLSVAVDYEYRAVPLFMQAARMLEAGAVGTPWLVKLDWLMSSRADASRPWSWYSQRDAGGGVLGALGTHAFDMLAWLVGPIRSVQGLNSVSIKERPHPSGGMASVDAEDVSLIQMQLDWQGRTDQRVPAQVNLASVARNGRGCWLEIYGSDGSLTLGSANQKDYVHGFGLWHTPMGEPTRNIEADAEFIFPTTWSDGRVAPVARIQSWWAHSIQTGAPMVPGLSEGLISQQACDQSIQ; encoded by the coding sequence ATGGCTCTTTCATCCTCAAGCCCTTCCCCGATTGGAGTGGCAATTGCGGGTCTCGGCTTTGGTGAATCGGTTCATCTGAAAGCCCTTGCCTCTCAACCTGATCTCCAGGCGGTGGCGCTCTGGCATCCCCGTCGGGAACGTTTAGATCAGGCCTGCCTTGAGCACAATCTCCCTGGTTATGACGATTGGGAGGCTTTGCTCAGCGACCCTCGCGTGCAAGCCGTGATCATTGCCACCCCTCCGGAGCCACGCTTTGCCTTGGCCCTTCAAGCGCTGAAAGCGGGCAAACACTTGTTGCTTGAAAAGCCTGTTGCTCTCAAGGCTGAATTGGTGGCAGAGCTCCAACGCGTCGCCATCCAAAACCGGCTCAGTGTTGCGGTGGATTATGAGTACCGGGCCGTGCCTCTGTTCATGCAGGCCGCCAGGATGTTGGAGGCAGGTGCTGTCGGCACTCCCTGGCTAGTGAAACTCGACTGGTTGATGAGCAGCCGTGCGGATGCGTCCCGACCTTGGAGCTGGTATTCCCAACGGGATGCTGGTGGTGGTGTGCTGGGTGCCCTTGGTACCCATGCCTTCGACATGCTGGCTTGGTTAGTCGGACCGATTCGATCCGTCCAAGGTCTCAATAGCGTGTCGATCAAGGAGCGTCCTCATCCCAGCGGAGGCATGGCTTCCGTTGATGCCGAAGATGTTTCCCTGATTCAGATGCAACTTGATTGGCAGGGCCGCACGGACCAGAGGGTTCCAGCTCAGGTCAATTTGGCGTCTGTGGCTCGCAACGGCCGAGGCTGCTGGCTCGAGATCTACGGATCTGATGGGAGCCTCACTCTCGGTAGCGCGAACCAAAAGGATTATGTCCATGGCTTTGGGCTGTGGCATACGCCCATGGGAGAACCCACCCGCAATATTGAAGCGGACGCTGAGTTCATCTTCCCCACGACCTGGAGTGATGGCCGTGTGGCACCGGTGGCCCGCATTCAGAGCTGGTGGGCTCACAGCATTCAAACCGGTGCTCCCATGGTGCCTGGCCTTTCAGAGGGGTTGATCAGTCAGCAAGCATGTGATCAATCGATTCAATGA
- a CDS encoding phosphoribulokinase has translation MSKRHPVVAVTGSSGAGTSTVKRAFEHIFARENITPAVVEGDSYHRFERMAMKTAMSESLAKGENFSHFGPEANLFDKLEELFRVYGATGGGQKRYYLHSPEEAAEHNARLGVSLDPGQFTPWEDIPGGTDVLFYEGLHGGVVGDGYDVASLADLLVGVVPITNLEWIQKIQRDNAERGYSAEAIVDTILRRMPDYINHICPQFSLTDINFQRVPTVDTSNPFICRNIPTPDESFVIIHFRKGAREKWGIDFSYLLSMIHDSFMSSPTSIVVNGGKMGFAMELILTPIIHRMIEDQSKLS, from the coding sequence ATGTCGAAGCGTCACCCCGTCGTGGCTGTCACGGGTTCCTCAGGTGCAGGCACCAGCACTGTTAAGAGGGCTTTTGAGCACATCTTCGCTCGGGAGAACATCACTCCTGCAGTGGTGGAGGGCGATAGCTACCACCGCTTCGAGCGGATGGCGATGAAGACCGCCATGTCTGAATCGCTTGCGAAGGGTGAGAATTTCTCGCACTTCGGTCCAGAAGCCAACCTCTTCGACAAGCTCGAAGAGCTCTTCCGCGTCTATGGCGCAACCGGTGGAGGTCAGAAGCGTTATTACCTCCACAGTCCAGAAGAAGCTGCTGAACACAATGCTCGCCTTGGCGTGAGCTTGGATCCAGGTCAGTTCACCCCCTGGGAAGACATTCCTGGTGGCACCGACGTCCTGTTCTATGAAGGCCTCCACGGTGGCGTTGTCGGAGACGGCTACGACGTGGCGTCCCTCGCCGATCTCCTCGTAGGTGTGGTTCCGATCACCAATCTCGAGTGGATCCAAAAGATTCAGCGTGACAATGCCGAGCGTGGCTATTCAGCCGAAGCGATCGTGGACACGATCCTGCGCCGCATGCCGGACTACATCAATCACATCTGTCCCCAATTCAGCCTCACGGACATCAATTTTCAGCGGGTGCCCACGGTTGACACCTCCAACCCATTCATCTGTCGCAATATCCCAACGCCTGATGAAAGTTTTGTGATCATTCACTTCCGCAAGGGAGCGCGTGAGAAGTGGGGCATTGATTTCAGCTACCTGCTGAGCATGATTCATGACTCCTTCATGAGCAGTCCCACCAGCATTGTTGTGAATGGAGGGAAAATGGGCTTCGCGATGGAACTCATCTTGACCCCCATCATTCATCGCATGATTGAAGACCAAAGCAAACTCTCCTGA
- a CDS encoding F420-0:Gamma-glutamyl ligase, with protein MCTLLLILLLLGIGVLWIEARHRLRPSSPLQLRAHDWQVQHTPKSLVLEGWLTITNPHQRMEVMVPELGVDPTLLGNSDLSSVNVQTKITPHHPDEEARPDGYWAAYIVKGRKSTQVKVQLTFSSDQEVAINDRVDSVWVDVHWVNYGPFGRLHRRQGMVVPTRQPEPLQLADASFRQGDGCAVLPIKTHLLGPLDDTVDVLRHYAGGLIQPGDVLTIGETPVAVIQGRYAHPSTVQPSWIARLLCRVFHPTSSLATACGLQTLIDQVGPTRVLVAWSVGFVLKLLGQKGWFYRLAGDQARLIDDITGTTPPYDQTIVLGPDSPAELCNAAAQTLGVAVAIVDVNDLGRVKVLASSRGCDEALLHRALKPNPAGNANERTPLVLVRPA; from the coding sequence ATGTGCACGCTGTTGCTGATCTTGCTCCTGCTCGGCATCGGTGTGCTTTGGATTGAGGCGCGGCACAGGCTCAGGCCTTCGTCACCCCTTCAATTACGCGCCCACGATTGGCAAGTGCAACACACGCCAAAAAGCCTCGTTCTTGAGGGTTGGTTGACAATCACGAATCCGCATCAGCGCATGGAAGTGATGGTTCCAGAGCTTGGAGTGGACCCCACATTGCTCGGGAATAGCGACCTGAGTTCTGTCAACGTTCAGACCAAAATCACTCCGCATCACCCCGATGAGGAGGCCCGCCCGGATGGATATTGGGCCGCTTACATCGTGAAAGGCCGCAAGAGCACTCAGGTGAAGGTGCAACTCACATTTAGTTCGGATCAAGAGGTCGCGATCAACGATCGCGTCGACAGCGTTTGGGTTGATGTGCACTGGGTGAATTACGGGCCGTTTGGCCGCTTACATCGCCGTCAAGGGATGGTTGTTCCAACCCGTCAACCCGAACCGCTCCAGCTGGCTGATGCTTCCTTCCGTCAAGGAGATGGCTGCGCGGTTTTGCCCATCAAAACGCACTTGCTGGGTCCCTTAGATGACACGGTTGATGTGCTGAGGCACTACGCAGGTGGTCTGATTCAGCCCGGAGATGTCCTCACGATTGGGGAAACTCCTGTTGCTGTGATTCAGGGCCGATACGCTCATCCCTCCACGGTCCAGCCAAGTTGGATTGCCCGCTTGCTGTGCCGTGTGTTTCATCCCACGAGCAGCTTGGCAACAGCCTGCGGCCTTCAAACGTTGATCGATCAGGTTGGTCCTACACGCGTTTTGGTGGCTTGGAGTGTGGGGTTCGTTTTAAAACTCTTGGGTCAGAAGGGTTGGTTCTATCGACTTGCCGGTGACCAAGCACGACTGATTGACGACATCACCGGCACCACACCTCCCTATGACCAAACCATTGTTCTTGGTCCGGATTCTCCAGCAGAGCTTTGCAATGCTGCCGCTCAGACGCTTGGCGTTGCGGTGGCGATCGTTGATGTCAATGATCTAGGTCGAGTCAAAGTGCTGGCTTCCAGTCGTGGTTGCGATGAAGCATTGCTTCACCGTGCCCTGAAGCCAAACCCTGCTGGCAATGCCAACGAACGGACCCCCCTTGTGTTGGTTCGACCTGCCTAA
- the lpxD gene encoding UDP-3-O-(3-hydroxymyristoyl)glucosamine N-acyltransferase, which translates to MRFSQLIAVLKDGEAGLLEHQLSSDPELRGAASLERAGADQLSFLEKGNALIQSLETSHVGAVLIPNQDDLKAMAEQRGLAWAVMRDPRLAFAEALERLHPRPRTEATIHPSAVIGDRVQIDAGVSIGPHVCIGDDTRISANSTIHAGVVIYGDVRVGQSCELHANAVLHPGVRLANHCVVHSNAVVGSEGFGFVPTASGWRKMPQTGLVILEEGVEVGCGSTIDRPSVGETRIGAGTKIDNLVQIGHGVVTGRGCALASQVGIAGGARLGHGVILAGQVGVANRAVIGDRAIASSKSGIHGEVEPGEVVSGYPAIPNRLWLRCSAAFSKLPEMAKQIRELKKATQ; encoded by the coding sequence ATGCGTTTCAGCCAGTTAATCGCCGTCCTTAAGGACGGAGAGGCAGGTCTGCTGGAGCATCAGCTCAGCAGTGATCCTGAGCTCCGTGGTGCTGCATCTTTGGAGAGAGCCGGTGCCGATCAACTCAGCTTCCTTGAAAAGGGCAACGCTCTGATTCAGAGCTTAGAAACCAGCCATGTTGGCGCCGTTTTGATTCCCAATCAGGATGACCTCAAGGCCATGGCAGAGCAGCGTGGTCTGGCTTGGGCCGTGATGCGTGATCCTCGCTTGGCCTTCGCAGAAGCTCTCGAGCGTCTGCATCCTCGGCCCAGAACAGAAGCAACCATTCATCCTTCTGCGGTGATCGGTGACCGGGTTCAGATCGATGCTGGGGTCTCGATTGGCCCTCACGTTTGTATTGGCGATGACACACGCATCAGTGCCAACAGCACCATTCATGCCGGTGTTGTGATTTATGGCGATGTGAGGGTCGGTCAGTCCTGTGAATTGCATGCCAATGCGGTGCTTCACCCAGGAGTGCGTTTAGCCAACCATTGCGTGGTTCACTCCAACGCGGTGGTGGGCTCAGAGGGGTTTGGATTTGTTCCGACTGCTAGTGGTTGGCGAAAAATGCCTCAAACCGGTCTGGTGATCCTTGAGGAGGGTGTTGAAGTGGGTTGCGGCAGCACGATTGATCGCCCGTCTGTAGGTGAAACCCGAATTGGTGCGGGAACAAAGATCGATAATCTCGTGCAAATCGGTCATGGCGTTGTCACCGGCCGGGGCTGTGCCCTGGCCTCGCAGGTGGGTATCGCGGGCGGCGCTCGCCTTGGACATGGGGTGATTTTGGCTGGACAGGTTGGTGTGGCCAACCGAGCGGTGATTGGTGATCGTGCGATCGCGAGTTCCAAGAGCGGGATTCATGGTGAGGTGGAGCCCGGTGAAGTGGTGAGTGGCTATCCGGCTATTCCCAACAGGCTTTGGCTGCGTTGTTCAGCAGCCTTCAGCAAATTGCCTGAGATGGCGAAACAGATTCGCGAACTTAAGAAAGCCACTCAGTAG
- a CDS encoding DUF3727 domain-containing protein produces MSSSGPNNSGDVPTLLVKDSEGRDLLCFLEQLIPLDGKDYALLTPVDTPVCLFRLKDGDEPEVIDSITSNEPILSVADVVLQEHDLTLVRSAVTLTVNGELDEPDPEDLDEDEAGDDESETYELLVSFLVDELEYGLYIPLDPFFVVARMDDGAAVLVEGDEFDQIQPRIEAELDERELSE; encoded by the coding sequence ATGAGTTCTAGCGGGCCTAACAACAGCGGAGACGTGCCAACGCTGCTGGTTAAAGACAGTGAAGGCCGTGATCTTCTTTGTTTCCTAGAGCAGCTCATCCCACTCGATGGTAAGGATTACGCGTTACTGACCCCTGTCGATACTCCGGTCTGTTTGTTCAGGTTGAAGGATGGAGATGAGCCTGAAGTCATCGACAGCATCACAAGCAATGAACCGATTCTCTCGGTGGCTGATGTGGTTCTTCAAGAGCATGACCTCACCCTTGTCCGCTCCGCAGTCACCCTCACGGTGAATGGTGAGCTCGATGAGCCCGATCCTGAAGATCTCGATGAGGATGAGGCGGGTGACGATGAATCGGAGACCTATGAATTGCTGGTGAGTTTTTTGGTCGATGAATTGGAATATGGGCTCTACATCCCTTTAGATCCCTTCTTTGTTGTAGCCCGAATGGATGATGGCGCAGCAGTTTTGGTGGAAGGGGATGAGTTCGATCAAATTCAACCTCGAATCGAGGCTGAGCTTGATGAGCGTGAGCTCTCCGAGTGA
- a CDS encoding YqeG family HAD IIIA-type phosphatase — MRRDWLRPDWDPGLTLAHLPLEPLLGRGIKALLLDVDRTLLPGRDVALPASVLRWAQSAQRHTHLYLISNNPSRERIGAVAEQLGIGFTSSAAKPRRGAIRRVMETLDLKPEQIAMVGDRVFTDVLAGNRLGLYTVLVRPLSADGTPCRHDRVQVLERQLARWLGAGQA; from the coding sequence ATGCGTCGTGATTGGCTGCGACCTGATTGGGATCCAGGCTTAACGCTGGCCCATCTTCCGTTGGAACCCTTGCTTGGCAGAGGGATCAAAGCCTTATTGCTTGACGTTGATCGCACCCTTCTTCCAGGACGTGATGTGGCGTTGCCTGCCTCTGTCCTTCGCTGGGCCCAATCGGCTCAACGCCATACGCATCTCTATTTGATCAGTAACAATCCCTCCCGCGAGCGGATTGGGGCTGTGGCTGAGCAGCTTGGAATTGGCTTCACCAGCTCAGCAGCTAAACCGCGTCGCGGTGCGATCCGACGTGTGATGGAGACCCTCGATCTCAAGCCAGAGCAGATCGCAATGGTTGGGGATCGCGTGTTTACGGATGTTCTTGCAGGAAACCGTCTTGGTCTCTATACCGTTTTGGTGAGACCCCTAAGTGCAGACGGAACGCCCTGTCGTCACGATCGCGTTCAAGTGTTGGAGCGACAACTCGCTCGATGGCTTGGAGCAGGCCAGGCATGA